AAATGCATAATGAGCCTGATGTGTGGTGTCTAACAGACGAATAGTCAAATAATTGAAATGTAGGTTATAGTGTTGCATACTTTCAGACTAAAAGTCTAAAATCATGTGTGTTGAATGTTTCTTCCAGTTTATAGGAATATATATGTTGAATTGGGCACAACAGTCACCTTGACATGCACCAACACAACGATTACATGGCATGACATGATTTTTGTCATCTGGAAAATTAAATTGCGAGACAAAGAGTGTACAATTGCTGTGGCTAAAAATGATTCGGCCCACGACACCTGCCTTGATGGGAAAAAGCAGAACAACACAGCAGATGGAATGTACCACCTGATCATCCCAAATTTCTCTATTCAGGATGAAGGAAAATACACCTGTGACACTTCGTACCAATCAGGTGGTACAATAGAAGAAGTCACAGTGTCTGGCAGGGGTAAGTGAATGCTCTCTGTACAGCTAACATAGACAACACTATGCTGTGATGGTCTCACTTTAAAAGACTTCtgttttaaaagtttatttatatggaGCTTTACATTTGTCCTTTTGGGATCAGTAAAGTATCTAAAAGTACAGAATGGCTTATTACATTGGGACTCTGTGatcaaaaaagaatgaaagtttaataattgtttaaaaacacTTGAGTTAGTTGATTGCTACTATCTAAATGCGCAGGAATTTTGATTGTAACATCtactttaataatataaagtatatttataaggaaaaaagagtttaaaaacaCCCAGACAGCAAAAGATATGATGGAGATATGACGCTCCTGATATCGAATGCCATCTTGCACTCACAGCATTTACACTAAAAGGCAAACAAGTGACTCAGGTTGCTTGTAGTATGTGCGTGATTAACAGATTAGCAAAACAAGCTAATTATAGTTGAATTGTCACACatacaagtaaaataaatagcCACCTGTCACAATGTTGTTTACCTGTATAGCATGAGGTATAAAGAACCTGAATTAATGCTAACAATGTGGAAATTTAAGAAAGCATAATTGCCAATTAGGTCTctaatatatgtaaaattacTTAGCTTGATTTGTTAAGataaaaaaagtctttagtctttagatttagatttgttGAGACTATGTTCACAGTGTTTAATCTGATCTTATGAAATGTCTGTCTTATGAAAAGCCCGTCCACAACTAACTGGATGGCTTGAATATGAACAAGGACAGACTGTGGCTGTGTGTGAAGCTACAGGCAAACCAGCAGCCACCATACAGTGGAAAACACCATGGAATTCAACCTTCGTCCTTGGAAAGGCTTCTGAGAATACAGGGCAGCTTTCTACGGTGGTTAACCGCTTACACCTTCCTCAACATGCTTCATATGAAAACCTCACTTGTGTGGCTACTGCCAGTGACCTCAAGAACATTTCGACACAATTTAGCAACTTCACCTTCAGAGGTAAGCCATCCAGATTCATCAATTTACATTACTTAAAAGAACATAGTTATTGTTAGATCAAATTGAAATACAGTAACCAGATATAGCAAACATTTATACGTTAACAATTATAGTAAATACAGCACAAATTAATTTTTACTAACTTCTTCAATTCAAGTGCAAACTGACACCGCAAATCTTTAACACATCAAGAGTAAGTAACAGATCATTAATAAGAACTGAATTAATACTTACTTAAATATGAGCTAATGATGAGTTAACCTTAACTATGACATGAGTCTTCTGAATTCATGTGTAAAAAAACGACCACCTTTAGAACATATCAGTACGTGTTTGTTGTTAATTGGGTAAAACTCAAAAGTGCCAGATTACTTTCATAATTTATACTGCCTTATCCGCCTTATCGAAGCTAATAAAAGCACCGATCATTTCATCGCAACTTGTTTTGAGTCATTATCTAGTAATCTAGGTGAAGAATTGTGGGAACTAGGACCTGGGactgtgtttctttaaacacaagagtgaaattaataatatttattaatttagcaGAAGCTATAATCTAAGACATAATAAGGTTGTTTTCTGATGTTTTAAACATCAGAAAACAATCTTATAGAACACTGGATTTAAATGTTAGTGACATTTAGTTTACTCCAAcatgttaattaatacattaactaaCAAAGCAtgttttagcatttttaaaGGTAGACTCACGTTGTAGTTAAGTTTAACTCTTTATTAGTTGATTATTAATGCATGccttaactcatcattagttcaAATATAAGTAAGTATCAATTCAAGAATTAGTGCAGGATTATTCACATTCTGATAATGTAAAGTGTGACGTTTCTATGTCTAGTATGAAAATATAGCAGAGTGTATAAGAAAATGTACAACAGCAAATGCCTGAGTATCAAATTTGGGATTTAGGAatttaaacatcatcatcaactaAGCAAGGAAGAAAACACTTCCTTAGTGTTTTCACAGAGTTACTGTTATCACTATTATGTTATTTTCCTTTTACAGCAAATCACAAGTTGTCCTCTCATAATTTGCCAATtacaatgttttattacataaaGAATGTCATGTCATActgtttatccatttataataataataataataataataataataataataataataatggttcaAGAACTTTAAAATATGTTCAGGTTCatgtataaaatgataaaaatgtattatttagtaAGTGTATGCACTTAAATTGGAGATGGAACAAACCAATGACACTTAACAAGATAAGTCTTCTAACAATACTCCAATGCATGTGACATGAAACACAACATCTTAACACAGAACTGAAAATATCtgacaaacaaaatgtacaggatataaaaacagaaaccGCTAAGTATTACCAGTTCCTATTTCTATATGCATTatatcagctataaacagtcttcCATCACCATGcgctctttttctttctcagagGAACATTATGAGACATAAAATACAGGTTGTCATATCAGCAAACAAATCTACAAAGCACTGATCAGAATTCAGACATTTGTCCATATGTTTCTCAAATATTCCTGGTTATGCAATTGCACTTGACTTTATAGTGTaaacttataaaaaattaaatgatttataatcacaaaatTTTGTTGTCCCTTAGACGTGGATGGGGTTTCTTTCTGGTTCCTCTGACGTTTTCTTCCTTACATTGTCTCAACGAGTTTTTCCTTACccctgtcacctctggcttgctcattatggataaatataaatttacatttaaaataatactgTATACTTTCTATTCTGAATTGTTGTATTCCATTAAAACTGCTGTGTAAAcatgttgatttaaaaatagTCAGGAAACAAGTTACAAATTTACCTTAAATACGTTTACTTGACCAGACGTATGTCCAGTAACAAAGTAAAAGCATTGTGTTACTTTCTGCTTCTGCACTTTTTGACTCGCTTCAATGAAACTGTTGCTGGGGTTGATATATACAACCTACTGTAATTTGTCTACAATCCTTTAATTTTACAGTCATTACAATAACCACAATTTCTTTCTGATAAAtgtattgtacagtacagtatgacaaacatttaacccttgtatgatgttcgtaGTTTCAGCCAGTGTTTgtgggtctgtttgacccgctgcatttttgggtttttaattcaacactatcaaaaattttatgttaaaatactctacagatgtttacttcatcccaattacaagcaatataaacagcatatatggttaatatttgctctttaccttaattacatcacattttttaattaaagtgctactcgttttttgttgttttttaataaaatgtaataaaaaaaagaaaatcaaatttaatcaagttatgagtggaaaaaaatcaacaaatttacaaggaagcaaagtttttcaaaactattgatgtttatgaatacgagtcccacagacccgaacatcatacaagggttaattaGCTCTTCTACAGACCAATGAACACTGATGACATTGAAAGACATAAACCTTAATGTCATGTCATAGACCTATGGAGGAATAGAGTaccaaaaattattttgttaatttgttataTGTCTTTTTTCAGATGCACATTCACAATGGCccattatatttgtgtgtgtcttggctGCCGTCTTAATCGCATTTTCTTTAACTGGACTTTATTTGTGCTCAAATTTCAAGCTCTTAAGGTAAGCTagttttaatgaacatttttataaatgtataagttAGAGAAATTCATCTATTCAGATGATGTAACTTCTCTGTACTTGATGTTCAGGTATTTGTATGGGACAATATCTTAAATATGGGcaattgtatataatatactgtatattgagaGTATTAAATATCTAATTTACTAAAGAAATATATAGAACATTTCTCTGTACTCAACCTGTTTTAGTTGCTTTTAAGTTCAagctttaaatttacatttaaataaacaaatatatgaaAGTAGAAAAATGTACCAACTCAAAGagtatttaaagtaaaatgtattcaaatatctaaaaataactttaataatttttctttaaGTTCTTTATCGAatacatttcaaatattttccCTTGCTGTCATTTTGCTGTGTGCGTCAAGCATGAGATGTTGAAGATTAATGAAGAAACATTAATGAAGAAATATGAAATTTTAAtgataatatataaatgattaaatttcaCAGCAAAATGTCTGCTTTATACATTCAGTAGAGGTTTCATTAATGTTTTAAGTGACTTATTAGTGTTGTGAAGGACACCTTATCTGTGTTTGCAAAGTCTTTCCTGTTTAGTCTTAGAGTCTTTTGTACATACTTGCTTATCCAACCATTTATTAGACATGACTGCAAGATGCTGTTTAATTTCTAGTCActatttctattctgttctagTTTATTGTGAAACCTTTCTGTCCTTCATCAGCTTTAACAGATGGTGAAAACTAAGTAGATTTATAGAGTGAgacactcatttttttttacaattcccttctataaaacaaacaacttgTAATTGAATTAAGCTGCTGAAGTGATATGGTGGtttttgtttctaaaaaaaCTATTAGGTGTCCACATAgctgttgtatttttattatattttaaaatgagtgAAATTGAGACAAATAAATCGAATTAGGCCAGGCGGCTACAAAAGCCTAAGCATGAAGATGatttataatattacatttcatcCTTAAAATGATGCAAACCACCATTGTGACGGATATAACTCAGTTTTAGTgagtgtagtgagtgagtgttttagtgatgtactgtataaaatgagataaactgTAAGTCACTATGAATGGGGCATCTGATGTAAATGAACTGTATTTTGTAGCTATGACTTTGGATTCTCGTGGCcataacacaataaaacatacaTAGCTATGTAATTTAGTTTGTGccctttaaataataaatcctgATTAAAAATAGTTATTTTTGTTCA
The genomic region above belongs to Tachysurus vachellii isolate PV-2020 chromosome 8, HZAU_Pvac_v1, whole genome shotgun sequence and contains:
- the si:ch211-214p13.9 gene encoding cell surface glycoprotein CD200 receptor 1 isoform X1; this encodes MELKLVLKAVLLFAVCITRSCASGADDKESLHANKITSAKEKLTVYRNIYVELGTTVTLTCTNTTITWHDMIFVIWKIKLRDKECTIAVAKNDSAHDTCLDGKKQNNTADGMYHLIIPNFSIQDEGKYTCDTSYQSGGTIEEVTVSGRARPQLTGWLEYEQGQTVAVCEATGKPAATIQWKTPWNSTFVLGKASENTGQLSTVVNRLHLPQHASYENLTCVATASDLKNISTQFSNFTFRDAHSQWPIIFVCVLAAVLIAFSLTGLYLCSNFKLLSIFRKLCCKPEMPVTNEEKPQQPYDPEELQPYASYVQRVNSIYNSSADLFKA
- the si:ch211-214p13.9 gene encoding cell surface glycoprotein CD200 receptor 1-A isoform X2, with product MELKLVLKAVLLFAVCITRSCASVYRNIYVELGTTVTLTCTNTTITWHDMIFVIWKIKLRDKECTIAVAKNDSAHDTCLDGKKQNNTADGMYHLIIPNFSIQDEGKYTCDTSYQSGGTIEEVTVSGRARPQLTGWLEYEQGQTVAVCEATGKPAATIQWKTPWNSTFVLGKASENTGQLSTVVNRLHLPQHASYENLTCVATASDLKNISTQFSNFTFRDAHSQWPIIFVCVLAAVLIAFSLTGLYLCSNFKLLSIFRKLCCKPEMPVTNEEKPQQPYDPEELQPYASYVQRVNSIYNSSADLFKA